The Coffea arabica cultivar ET-39 chromosome 6e, Coffea Arabica ET-39 HiFi, whole genome shotgun sequence genome contains the following window.
gggtttagattgatcccgcccaatacccaaatctattttttatatattttttcctttaatttatttttaattttttatataactttaattttttatttattaaatttcttttagttttattaaataaacatgcaagtgctttatactcaagattccgaccaaaaattggattaacaataaaggaaaagatagatatacagcCATATTTCAATatatatcaagatggccaaggCACTTAGGGTGTTGAATATTTATACTCATCATTGTCCAAGGATGACAGGTCTAAACTGActgaaatgttggaaattctTGTGAATAATAACTAGGAAGACTGCTAGTTTATATTCActggtatgactataaaaattgttaaagataattttttaatctaagactccgtttggattagctattttttcaaaaaataattttttcaaatacaatgttacagtaatatataataactcaaaaaacatcccatccatattagtatatcaaatatttcaaaaaaaatttatagtaaaaatttttcatatacactgctacaataaaatatttcacaaaaactccaaaaaataactaatccaaacggagcccttgCTATTTGaacccaatgggtacccaagtatttcccaaaatttcccatcaattaatgggtacaattgggatttgtcccattttaaacccaaCATCAAATTCCAGTACCCATATCGCCCAAAGTCCCCATGGGCGTAGGTAACCTATTGGGATTTGgaacaaattgccacctctaattTTAATAAAGAATACTTGCAACATATCCCGGATAAATTATCTTTTATTACGTCATCAAATGAACATGTATCAGGTGTAAATAAATCAAAGATAATGAGCAGCATAAGTCCACCATTGCCCTATCTTGAACAGAGAAGTACCCAATTGCCGCATAGATATGCAGCGATTAACCATCCATAATGGAGTTTCATGACCGGTCCAACATGCACAGAAAAAGGTAATGTTTATGGTCAAGGTTTCATCAAGCTTTTCATGACATAGTTTAGCACTTCATCCACATCAACAGTCCATGCTACAGAAATAGGTGAATGGCCTGTCCATGGGTTGCTTGAATTCCATCTGTATCAGAGTATTGAAGTTAATTAAACAAGAACCTacgacccaaaaaaaaaagggaaaatgccGGTTTTCATCCCCAAACTGGGTAAGGACACATTTCGTCCCCCAACTTTTGGACACGACACATTTGATGTCCGAATTAATAATTTTTGACCAATGTCATCCTCAAACGACAATTTAGCCAATTTTTAACGGAACTAGTCACGTGAAAATCACATGACCGTTAAGTAAACTTAAATCACATTTTTAACAAAACTTGCCAGTTTCCTGAATGCAATTAGTCAACTTTTGGCAATTTTGACTAAGCATTCATCAATAAACACTTGCGTCCCGTACgtaagagggggggggggggggggaaagcTAAAAAtaaggataaaataaaaaataagcaagaaaagaaataatcagcatgaaaaatgaaaggggataatttcacaaacatcCCTTGAGATTTTTAATAGTTACAAAAAGCTCCcctcaaaatttaaaaattacatatacttTGCATACTTTTACTATTTATATAAGAGCAAATTATTTGAGCAGCCATTGAACTATTTGAATAGTAAAAATTTGGCCCTTCAATTATTCATAACATATTTTTACCCATTGAATTATTAAAAGTATAAACTTTGAGTTATTCATAACATATTTTTACCCATtgaactagtatgttttgtatttaatataaattaaatatgtgaaagttaaaaaaaataataaattatccataacataccagttctttatggAAAACTGACAGGTTTTAtagtatgttttgtaccaactctttatggtaaacataccaactctttataaaaaaaattggttaacTAGCGCACCAAGAAAAACtaatatgttttgtatttgacataaattaaatatatgaaagttaaaaaataataataaattgcccataacataccaagTATTTATGGAAAACTAGcaggttttgtagtatgttttgtaccacctctttatgggaaacataccagttctttataggaaaaattggttaaatagcgcccaaagaaaaattagtatgttttgtatttaacataaattaaatatgtgaaagttaaaaaaaaataataaattgccCAAAACATACCAGCTCTGTATGgaaaactggcaggttttgtAATATGTTTTGTACCACctctttatgggaaacataCCAGTTCTTTATAGAAAAAATTCGTTAAATAGCgcccaaaggaaaactagtatgttttgtatttaacataaattaaatatgtgaaagttaaaaaataataataaattgcccataacataccagctctttatgaaaaattgacaggttttgtaatatgttttgtaccaactctttatgagaaatataccagctctttataggAACAATTGGTTAAGTAACGCTCAAAGGAAAACtaatatgttttgtatttaacataaattaaatatgcgaaagttaaaaaaaaataataaattgcccataacatactagctctttatgggaaactgaCAGGTTTTGTTAAAAATGTGATTTAAGTTTACTTAACGGTCATGTGATTTTCACGTGACTAGTTCCGTTAAAAATTGGCTAAATTACCGTTTGAGAATGACATTGGtcaaaaattattaattcaaaCATCAAATGTGTCGTGCCCAAAAGTTGGGAGACGACCCAAAGTTTgggtttcccaaaaaaaaaagcacttgaGAAGTGCAAAGCAAGCAAGGTAAAGCTTACTTTTTCAGCCCTTGGTCCATCAGGGTATGCCCCACGCTGATACCCTGTGTCTCAACCCTCACAACCCCTTTCTTGTATGTGAAGAGATCAGGCCGGACTAGAGCTACAAAACTAACAGGGTCGTGAAGAAAAATTCCTGCGCAGGCCGGTATTAAACATTAATATGTGAACCATCAAAAAGAGAAGATctaaaaagaatttgaaaataAGGCAGGTCAATGACAAATTGAAACTAGCGTTGTAAGCAGCCAAATTACCATAGACACCGTCAGATTTGACATGCCAGTCACGGTAGAATTTGCAAATGTCACACACAAATTGAGCATGTTTTCCATGAGATTGTCTTAGTTCATCAAAGGCAGCATCTGAACTTCACAAGACAACAATTATGAGAGAGTAACTTCCAATGAAAAGATTCAGGTGGGAAAATAGGCAAGTGGTAAatagaaagggaagaaaaaccTGTCATTTTGACTTGTGTTGTGATATTTATGCCAACAACATCAACATTTGCCCCAGAAGTGAACACAACATCTGCTGCTTCAGGATCACAATAAATCTGCAAGTCAAAAGCTTGAACACATTATTTGACTGACTGGAAATTGAAAGACTGTATGTTTTGCACCGAAGTAATTTGTCttacaaaggaaatcaagtagATCTTCTCTAAAAGACAATGGTTCAGTTAATGAAATATAAATAGACAACATTCACTAGTTGATAATAGATTTCTCAAATCAATTAACTAAAGAAGGGGAAGATATCATATTCACGGAATCAACCCAAGTATTCCTGTATTGGTGGAGGAGCACGAGCACCAGAAGCTCAAGCAGACTTTGTCAAGAGGAAAGAAACACAGCAAGACATGAGCCATTTGTTCAACAGTGTTAACATTTAAAGGAATTGATAGCAAATGAACATATTTTTGCGACAACAATTTAGACATCTAAAGTACTGTAAATGCTAATTTAAATTTATCACACCCTAAAGGGGATAAGAGTTAATGATCTATCTCCATATCAATGCAGTCAAATAGAAGGCACTGCTGGTGTTGCATACATTTGATTCAGCAGCAGGATTGACATTTCCCAAAGCGAAGAAAGCTCCACCAAGTATTACAATTCTTTTCACCTTGCTTGCAAAGGATGAGTCCCGCTTGAAAGCCTAAATGAAGAAAAGATAAACATGTAGTAAGGCAAGCAAATGAAGTAGAAATTGAAGCAGAGAAAGTAATTCACAAGGCAAGTTTCactggaaaaattttccaaaaacttacCAATGCCAAATTGGTTAGAGGTCCCAATGCAAGTATAGATACTTCGCCAGGGTATTCAGATACTTTATCAACCAAAAATTCAGATGCACTTTTCTCAATCTTCTTAGATTTTGGAGGAGGTAAAAATATGTTGCCAAGTCCATCTGAACCATGAACAAAGTCTGCGATGCATGGTGCCCCCCCCTAAAGGAAAGAGCATAAGCAGGATGTATCAAATACACCACTCAAGCTGAAAACTGAACAAGCATACTTAACactgaataatttttttttagttgacAGCAAATGTTATTCTATTAGCCAAGTAGCCATCAATAATTTATGAGTTATCATAATCAACTATAGATCACTGACTATGCTCACAAGAAAAAAAACCAAACAGTTAATTGACCCAAATGACACAAAGTGGTTACCTTGAGAGGTCCAGGGCTACCCTCTGCTACAGGCACACCTGGATATCCTGCAATCTCACACTATCCTTTTGCACATTAAAAACAGAACTTGATCATGTACACAATCCAAAAACAGGAAAGATTGCAAATTTCGGGAGCATAAATAACCATGCAGAAGAGGAACTAAAGTACAGATATAACATACCAAAAGCAATGCATTGCGAGTAGCACCTTCAGTAGTTACATTACCATATATTGTTGTCAATCCCAATATATCCAAGTCAGGTGATTGGAATGCCATTAATATAGCCATGCTATCATCTGCACATCAACAAAACTCACACTTCAATCTCAAGTTCGAAAGATCAGAACAGCCAGAGATGTGGGAATATAGGGGCTTATTTACGTGTTTGCACAAGCTAAACAAAACGTGATCTAACTGTGTAAAACTAATCACCTAAAAGCtcattgataatatattttGCTGGATTGTCCGTTGAACCTAACATAAGTCCATCTAATAATTCCAAAATAAGTACATGAATAAGGATCAACAGTCTTTAAAAAGCATCTCGAAACCTCTAACTACCCCCAAGCCCCCAATCCCTCCCCCCCCTCCAAcaaaaaacaccaaaaaaaaaaaagaagatggaGAAACCAGGAATATTGTAACTTGAGCAAAAGACGAATATATTATCATCAGTAATGCTTATTTCAATTCCACTATTACGAAAGATTGGAGTAAAGAAGAAAATGCACTCAAAGACTAAATTTTTCTTTAGATTTCCAATATCAAAATTTACttcccattttttttaaaaaaaatttctctccCACTTTACAAAATACACGATGTTTATATAATATATCTATGTGCGATTGGAGGAGGTATAAAAGGCAAGACAAAATATATAGATTTTAGTCCATATGTTTTTTTCGCTACAAAGGGAACTTTTCTCCCGTTGAGGTAgaatttggaaaagaaaatgccaaaaatTAGAAATGGCACGCCGAAGGATGGAATAACAGACATAGATTATAGAACCACAAGAATCTAGAAAGCCATAGCATTTTCCCTAATTCAAAAGTACGTAACTTTTTCAATCAAACTTTGCTGTCATAATACTATATTCCAGAACCAGGCCCACTGTAGCCaccaaaaatgaaagaaacgcacAAACTCAGAGGAAGATACCGCATTATAAATCAAAAAGTTGCAGTAAATCGAATCAACTTTCCAAGACTAATTGAGCTGGGCTCAATCTGAAACTGATATTAGTATTATACTCAGACAACGAAACACAAAAGCAAGGAAATCCTGAAACTCATGAGTTAGTAATTAGTACAAGAAAGGCTGACCAATTCCAGGATCGGTGTCAATGATGAGCTTGTGACGCTTCATGGCACCAGAATTGGCAAAATCTTCGGCCAACGCATCAGCCATCACCAACCCATTAGCGCACCCACCATTAACCACACGGGAATTGGACATCCCTTTCACAGTACAGTTGATTGCAATCTTTCCGGTAGTAGTAATACAAAATTGGTAGATGAGAGTGTGAAAGCAGAATTGAGCAGGGAGGgggattggagtgcgggccttAGGCACACACTTAATTAGAGAATTATAGGAAAACAAAGACGCAGCCGCTGGGGACCAAATTCATAGTAATTAAcaaacaaagagaaaagaaaaccaagtaCTAGTTGTCTAGTACAAACAACTCTTGTTTGAGACTAGACAACTAGTGGtgaaagaaagatggaggaAGAGTAGTGTAGGAATTGGGTGAGGAAGATGCCGAGAAGGTATGGAAATGCCCTCTTTCCTAAACTGTTTTTGGGTTTCctaattttttgtttaaaacgCCATCGCGCACCACGCCTCCTTgttttgtgtttacctaatgtTTGTGTTTGGAATGGCAGCAACAGataaaccaaaaacaaaaataaataaatatacttAGTTGGACCTAATTTATCAATAGTGATTAAACTAACATTAAAGATTGGACCATACCCTCgtccactttatttgtttagcAAAGGAGGATAAAGACAAACTAAATTAACCACATAGTTTACAGACTGTCACATTTCTAGGCAAGAGTAACGTGGATTGGGGCTTGAGTATGATTGACATTTGGCAGAGTCCTCGAATTCCGAACATTCAACTCACTTAGTGATAGTCGATTTGTTAGTAGAATATGCTTACTTCCTTGTTAAGCATATCGATTAATATGCGGATTAATTGGgatagttttttgttttttttgtttttttttttttttaagtttgagTGGCTTTGGAGATCTGGACATGACTCCGAAATTATAGAATGCTTACATAGATTTTTAATCGTTCACCAACATAATTCTCACATTAGCAGCACAAAAAAGTAGGCCGTTCTTAACAACTATACTACCATATATTGGCGATTTAATTGGGATGGGGTGTGTGTATCATGTTATCCttagttgccactaatattgcTTAGATACCTGAAAAGAAACTTTTCgcctaatttttttcctttttttaactATACCAAAAAATAGAATTGTCAATAAGGTTGAGTTAATTCAAGTGCGACCCGCAAAAAAGACCAATAAGCCTTATGTTTAAGAGGATCGGGCAGAGTTTAACCTTAAATAATAGATCTGAATTAAATGTGAATCAAGTTTATGACTCATTAGACTCAAACCTAATTAAGACCTGGCCAGTTCATTTCTGTgtctctatatatataaaattgcatactaaattatatatataatatatatagttATACAGATTATAAtattaaaatattaatatattatgtataattatcTAGTTAATTATGAACTTGAGTCGAACACTCTATGAGTCCAAAACTCATATTAAATAATGAATCGAGATTGAAACTTTTAATCTAGGTCCAAACCCGAAAGCCTATTTTTTGAGTCAAGCTCGGGCTTGCCAAATTCTAGCTCATAATGTCTAATTGACACCCCTACCAAAAAGTTAGGAGGTTTGTGTAAGCAACTAAGCATACGCAATTGGACGAGGAGGGGCATAGTTACTACGTAATTAGCATGCGGTTTTCTTAATTCGTCCAAGTTGTTTGTTTAGTTTTGTCGAATAAAAGATGACTGGAGGCTGGAATTAATAATTCATAATCCTAATAACCAAAAATGCTCCGCCAAGGGCTCATCTTAGTCTTCAGTTGtttttcaccatttttttttcagttgtTTTTTACGATTAATAATAAATCCAGTCATCTTATCTAAACTACGTGATCCCATTGTATTTGATAATTAGATAGTACAATTTACACGCCTCCCCGTGGCCCACACAATAATTGCTAGTTAATTAAACACGAAATGCAGTGCTGACTGCCGTGGGCTGACTCGGCTCCACGTTAGGACCATGGACGCTATTTAGTCTTCGCACCCATCCACCGACTAAATTTCTGCTTGGATCGTAAGTTAAGAGTTTGAATTTCACCTGCGCCAAAGAAAGTGTGAGAGAGCATCTATTTGATCTAATCAGATCCATAAATCTGTTAGTtccttatataatttttttaaattctctTTTCTTGTAAAATAGGATATGATAGGTTAGGTTCTAATTTCTTACATAACCTCTttacattctttttcttttaaaatacgATAGAATAAATTAGGTTATAAGAATGTTATcgtcgttaaaaaaaaaaaaaaaatcttcacacctattttttttttaaaaatatttttgggataaATGAAATGTCTAGAATGCAAAACTTCTTTCTCACCGGTATACGACGGAATTACTCAAGTGCCCCAGCCGTCTCGAAATTTCCCCAATAGCAAATGCACGAAAAGCCTCAAATTTCTGGCCATTCACATAGACTACTTTCACgatcatgtttcttgaattaacTAGGGAGAATTGCACCAACCATCTCTTACATATCGCTGATGTGAAAATTTAGTCCCGTAGAACGAAAATGATTAGTTTTAGTCCctaacaaacaaaaaataatcaCATTTAGTCCATTTTTACTTTTTCGAGTAGATTTTGATCGGAATTTACTGGGCCCACATGACGTGTCCAATTTTTAAAaggtaaaaatgaaaaatcaactTGACCAGAAATTTGAGGGACTAATGGAGCAGATATTTAGTTAAATATtcatcaaaatacacaaaaactaTTCCACCATTACTTGAAAATCTCTAATTCATCTCAACCCAAAACGAACCATAATTGCAAACTCCTCTTAGTTGATTGAAAATCTTTCGAAGGAAATTCGTGATtaaagacaagaaaataacaagCAAATGTGCTATAAAAGATaaatgcaaaaagaaaaatgaaaaatgaaaaatgaaaatgtgctTCCTCGCCCAAAACATTCTAGCAAGTCTGTCTGGAGTTCCTGGTCAAAATCAAGATGGAAAAAATCCCATAGGCCTAAAGTGGAGAGCAAACTTTGGTGGCTTGCAATATCTAAAGACTGCACTTTTTTGGGTGAAAATGGGATGGGGTTGAAATGGTTTGTCAAAGTTTCCATCTTTTTCTTGTTACAGTGACACGCCATTGGACTATTTCCCTTCTTTCGTGAAGAAACTATGCCGCTTTCAAGCTAGGATTGTTGAACAGGACAATggcaaaataataaaaagttttAGGAGATGAAGGCATGGATTGTATGGGATGTGTCTTTGAGAAACTCTTTGGATCAAAAGCAGTGAGATTTTGTGATAGAAGTGTGATGTCTAAACAAGGCTTTTGATGGGGCTCAAGATTCTGCTCATGGTCGGCTGATGATCGGGGCAAAGAAGAAACTGGCATTTTATGATTTTTAAGGACTTATCTTTGGTGTTTGAGTTTCTTGGGTTTTCGGAGACTTCGGCTCTTAAGAGGCAAATGCAGAGCCTTCCCCAGTGCTCCACGGCTTCAGACATTTCATTTAGGCATTTTACGAACACTTGCAATGCTGACCGACAATGGTGCTGTCATGATCTACAACAGTAGTGCAATTATTGAAGCCAAGAAGAACCCATTCTCCGTCAAAGTCAGGATGCCTCAAAAGCTGGAAGGTGGAGAAATTGTGGAAGTTGCATCCGTCGATCACGCCAAGGTCACCAAGGCTGTCTGCGTTTGTTGCATCATTATCTCTGAACCCAACATATTTGGCATTTCAATCAGCAATTTCCTTCAGATGAATTTCAATCAGCTGCTGTGAGTTTGCAATTAGGGTTGTTTTGGGTTGAGATGAATTGTTAGTAATGGTGGGTTagttatataatttttaatgaaTATTTAACTAAAGATATGCACCATTAGTCCCTCAAAATTCTGATCAagttgatttttcatttttaccctTTAAAAATTGGCCACGTCATGTCGGCCCTGTAAGTTCTGGTCAAAATCTGCTTGGAAAAGTGAAATGGACTAaatgtgatcattttttgtttgttagGGACTAAAACTAATCATTTTTATTCTAGGGCACTAAATTTTCACATCAGCGATATGTGAGGGACGATCGGTCTCATTCTCCCAATTAACTAAGCAAAATAAGTTTATTGAATGCGAATTAATTTTTCCTGCACTTGCAGCGATATAATCGCAGGCTGTAGTCTATATCTACGCAGTTTCACCTGTTCCTTTCCGGTTGATAAACAAACAtgtaaacaaaaaaacaaaaaaacccaaTTAAACAAGAGGAACAGGCAGGGGCAGAGCCAGAAAAAATTAGGGAGAACTGCACCAATCGTCCCTCACATATTACAGATGTGAAAATTTAGTCCTTCAAAACAAAAATGATCAGATTTAGTgcctaacaaataaaaaatgattacCTTTAATCCTTTTTCACTTTTCCGAACAAATTTTGGCCGGAATTCATTGGGTCCACTTGCAATGCCCAATTTTTAAAGGGTAAATTTGACAAATCACCGTTGACCAATTATGCCAAGGACCAACTTTGCAAAACTTTAGTTaaacattcattaaaaaaaacataaaaattaacCCACCATTATTTGCAATTCATCTCAACCCAAAAtcttaggttgtgtttggattgcatttttcatgatttttcatggaaaaattattgtagcgatttgatgtatgtgaggaaaaaaggtaatagggaaatgtgatcacggaaaacgacgtaattttccgacgaaaaaccgcaatccaaacaaggccttaatACCAAGCAATTCAAACAGTATAGCATTGGCCTTAATAAATCTCACCATCGTGCTCAagtaaataagtaatttactaaaatcaatcTCTGATAAAAAAGCATGTACTGATACTAGCACTAGTATAAAGTTCTTGCCGTCCAAATTTATCCACCGCTTTCATTTCTTAATGGCCGCCTGAGCTTCTTCCCAGAAGCCATTATCACAAATGCAAAGCCCTTGTTTTT
Protein-coding sequences here:
- the LOC113697217 gene encoding uridine nucleosidase 1; this translates as MSNSRVVNGGCANGLVMADALAEDFANSGAMKRHKLIIDTDPGIDDSMAILMAFQSPDLDILGLTTIYGNVTTEGATRNALLLCEIAGYPGVPVAEGSPGPLKGGAPCIADFVHGSDGLGNIFLPPPKSKKIEKSASEFLVDKVSEYPGEVSILALGPLTNLALAFKRDSSFASKVKRIVILGGAFFALGNVNPAAESNIYCDPEAADVVFTSGANVDVVGINITTQVKMTDAAFDELRQSHGKHAQFVCDICKFYRDWHVKSDGVYGIFLHDPVSFVALVRPDLFTYKKGVVRVETQGISVGHTLMDQGLKKWNSSNPWTGHSPISVAWTVDVDEVLNYVMKSLMKP